From Virgibacillus natechei, the proteins below share one genomic window:
- a CDS encoding Vga family ABC-F type ribosomal protection protein — translation MILLESRELKIYVKDQLLVDAEHLTIQQHDRIGLVGTNGSGKTTLLEVLAGQKQSSEGAVISNATRELLPQLKNTNTTKSGGEVTQEYINQALAKKTDILLADEPTTNLDTEHIEKLENQLLRRQAALVIVSHDRAFLDSLCTTIWEIDDGILREYKGNYTDYDAQKELERRQQENAYENYVKKKQQLENALELKEKKANRATKAPKNVSSSEANAIGAKPYFANKQKKLRKSAKAIETRLEKLQTVEKIKESSPIKMDLPNDETFTGRIVLRWNDVTGLIADRTLWQETHFHIKGGDKIAIIGKNGSGKTTLLKKLVNEDKGITISPAMKIGYFSQNLDVLDLNASILENVRSTSNQDETLIRTVLARLHFFRDDVYKSVGILSGGERVKVAFAKLFVSDINTLLLDEPTNFLDIEAVEALEELLLDYVGTILLVTHDRRFIQHIATRVLTIENQEIHLFEGTYDAYKNHVSQVEADPVEDELLLLDTKISETLSRLSIDPSEELDQEFQELLAKKKELENGSD, via the coding sequence ATGATTTTATTAGAATCTAGGGAATTAAAAATCTATGTAAAAGACCAATTATTAGTGGATGCAGAACACTTAACCATTCAACAGCATGACCGTATTGGTCTAGTTGGAACCAACGGCAGTGGCAAAACTACTTTATTAGAAGTCCTCGCTGGGCAGAAACAATCTAGTGAAGGCGCAGTCATTTCGAACGCAACACGCGAGCTGCTTCCACAGCTAAAAAACACAAATACAACAAAAAGTGGCGGTGAAGTAACTCAAGAATATATCAATCAAGCATTAGCCAAAAAAACAGACATCTTACTGGCAGACGAACCGACAACGAATCTTGACACCGAACATATTGAAAAGCTTGAAAATCAGTTATTGCGCCGACAAGCAGCTCTCGTTATTGTTTCCCATGACCGCGCTTTTTTGGATTCCCTATGTACAACAATATGGGAAATAGATGATGGAATACTCAGGGAATACAAAGGTAATTACACGGATTACGACGCACAAAAAGAATTAGAGCGTAGACAACAGGAAAATGCCTACGAAAACTATGTGAAAAAGAAACAGCAACTTGAAAATGCATTGGAGCTAAAAGAGAAAAAAGCAAATAGAGCAACGAAGGCCCCAAAAAATGTCAGCTCTTCAGAAGCAAATGCCATAGGTGCAAAGCCTTATTTTGCAAATAAACAGAAGAAGCTCCGAAAATCGGCAAAAGCCATTGAAACTCGATTGGAGAAATTACAAACAGTAGAGAAAATAAAGGAATCTTCGCCTATTAAGATGGATCTGCCTAACGACGAAACATTCACAGGCCGAATTGTTCTACGATGGAACGATGTCACAGGATTGATAGCGGATCGAACGCTTTGGCAAGAAACGCACTTTCACATTAAAGGCGGTGACAAAATAGCTATCATCGGAAAAAATGGTAGTGGTAAAACAACTTTATTGAAAAAGTTAGTGAATGAAGACAAAGGTATTACCATCTCCCCTGCTATGAAAATTGGTTATTTCAGCCAAAATTTAGATGTGTTGGACCTGAATGCATCCATTTTAGAAAATGTGCGTTCAACCTCTAATCAAGACGAAACCTTAATTCGAACGGTTCTGGCACGGCTTCACTTTTTTCGAGATGATGTTTATAAGAGTGTAGGGATTTTAAGTGGGGGTGAGCGAGTAAAGGTAGCTTTTGCAAAACTATTTGTCAGCGATATAAACACATTACTATTAGACGAACCGACAAATTTTCTTGATATCGAAGCAGTTGAAGCTTTGGAAGAACTCCTGCTGGATTACGTGGGAACCATACTGCTTGTTACTCACGATCGCCGCTTTATCCAGCATATTGCTACTCGCGTTTTAACAATTGAAAATCAGGAGATTCATTTATTTGAAGGAACCTATGATGCATACAAAAACCATGTTTCACAGGTGGAAGCTGACCCGGTGGAAGACGAATTACTCCTACTAGATACAAAAATATCCGAAACGTTGAGCAGGCTAAGTATTGATCCATCCGAAGAATTGGATCAGGAATTTCAGGAACTATTGGCTAAAAAGAAAGAGTTAGAGAACGGCAGCGATTAA